From Nocardioides faecalis:
AGGAGTTCAAGGCGATGGTCAAGACGCTGCACGAGGCCGGCATCGAGGTCATCCTCGACGTCGTCTACAACCACACCGCGGAGGGCAACCACCTCGGCCCGACGCTGAGCATGAAGGGCATCGACAACCCGGCGTACTACCGGCTCGTCGACGACGACAAGCAGTACTACATGGACTACACCGGCACCGGGAACTCCCTCAACGCCGGCAGCCCGCACTCGCTGCAGCTGATCATGGACTCGCTGCGCTACTGGGTCACCGAGATGCACGTCGACGGCTTCCGGTTCGACCTCGCCTCCGCGCTGGCGCGCGAGTTCTACGACGTCGACCGGCTGGCGACGTTCTTCGAGCTCGTGCAGCAGGACCCGGTGGTCAGCCAGGTGAAGCTGATCGCCGAGCCGTGGGACGTCGGCCCCGGCGGCTACCAGGTCGGCAACTTCCCGCCGCAGTGGACGGAGTGGAACGGCGCCTATCGCGACACGGTGCGCGACTTCTGGCGCGGCGAGCCGAACGTCGGCGAGCTCGCGAGCCGCCTGGCCGGCTCGGCCGACCTCTACGAGCACTCCGGCCGGCGCCCGGTGGCCAGCATCAACTTCGTCACCGCCCACGACGGGTTCACGCTGCGTGACCTGGTCTCTTATGAGAACAAGCACAACGAGGCCAACGGCGAGGACGGCCGCGACGGCGCCGACGACAACCGGTCGTGGAACCACGGCGTCGAGGGGCCCACCGACGACCCGGCCATCAACGAGGCACGCGCCCGCGACCAGCGCAACCTGCTGGCCACCCTGCTGCTCAGCCAGGGCGTGCCGATGATCCTGCACGGCGACGAGCTCGGCCGCACCCAGCACGGCAACAACAACACCTATGCGCAGGACTCCGAGCTGAGCTGGATCGACTGGGACCGGGTGGACCGTCCGCTCTGCGAGTTCGTCAGCGAGCTCGCCCGGCTGCGCCGCGAGCACCCGTCCCTGCGTCGGCAGCGGTTCTTCACCGGCACCACGGTGCGCACGGGGGAGGGGGAGCGGCTCAACGACATCGTCTGGCTGCACCCCGAGGGCAGGCCGATGGACGACGGCGACTGGACGAGCGGCCTGCGCACGCTGGGCATGTACCTCAACGGCGACGGCATCGCCGGTCGTGACCGGCAGGGCCATCCGATCCACGACGACCACTTCCTGGTGTTCTTCAACGGCGGCGACGAGGTGCCGGCGATGCTGCCCGAGGCGGAGTACAGCGAGCGGTGGCAGGTCGTGCTCGACACGTCCGGCACCTGCGACGTCGAGAAGCCGCTGGAGGCGGGCCAGATGCTGCCGCTGCCCCACCGCAGCGTGGTGGTGCTGCGCGAGTGGCA
This genomic window contains:
- the glgX gene encoding glycogen debranching protein GlgX translates to MLRRTNGGDVSDTVKTWPGSAYPLGATFDGSGTNFALFSEVAERVELCLFDEDADGRRSETRVELTEVDGYVWHAYLPEVQPGQRYGYRVHGPWDPANGLRCNPNKLLLDPYAKATSGEIDWHPSLFGYDFDEPDTRNDEDSAERMMLAVVINPFFDWEGDRSPRTPYAETVVYEAHVKGLTMTHPDVPEELRGTYAGLAHRSVVEHLVKLGVTAVELMPVHQFVHDDVLLQRGLRNYWGYNTIGFFAPHAGYTSATSVPGYQVQEFKAMVKTLHEAGIEVILDVVYNHTAEGNHLGPTLSMKGIDNPAYYRLVDDDKQYYMDYTGTGNSLNAGSPHSLQLIMDSLRYWVTEMHVDGFRFDLASALAREFYDVDRLATFFELVQQDPVVSQVKLIAEPWDVGPGGYQVGNFPPQWTEWNGAYRDTVRDFWRGEPNVGELASRLAGSADLYEHSGRRPVASINFVTAHDGFTLRDLVSYENKHNEANGEDGRDGADDNRSWNHGVEGPTDDPAINEARARDQRNLLATLLLSQGVPMILHGDELGRTQHGNNNTYAQDSELSWIDWDRVDRPLCEFVSELARLRREHPSLRRQRFFTGTTVRTGEGERLNDIVWLHPEGRPMDDGDWTSGLRTLGMYLNGDGIAGRDRQGHPIHDDHFLVFFNGGDEVPAMLPEAEYSERWQVVLDTSGTCDVEKPLEAGQMLPLPHRSVVVLREWHDPQPEVDLGPAASVASMAGGTE